The following coding sequences lie in one Pseudomonas svalbardensis genomic window:
- a CDS encoding SCO family protein: protein MKMHTSRSRALGMYLILLVVTCGLAAWVLLAHESTPSPTESATPWGGDYFPNTLLTDQDGRQVRFFDDLIKDKVVVINFIFTTCSDSCPLETARLRQVQQLLGDRVGHDIFFYSISIDPLSDTPQVLKAYAQRFKVGPGWQFLTGEFEAVTDLRKKLGLFIEGVDNGRSKDHNLSLIVGNQTTGRWMKASPFENPWILADQLANTLQNWKQPSVEENYANAPEIRPPSNGEELFRTRCASCHSLGPMDGQGIGMRSIGPDLIGVTRLRDPAWLSRWIREPDRMLAEKDPIALELFERFDKIPMPNLRLDESAVQSIVVFLQEETDRQQPLQAAQTQ from the coding sequence CACCTGTGGGCTGGCCGCTTGGGTGCTGCTCGCTCATGAAAGTACACCGTCGCCGACGGAGTCGGCGACACCCTGGGGCGGCGATTACTTCCCCAACACCTTGCTGACCGATCAGGACGGTCGGCAGGTGCGTTTCTTCGATGATTTGATCAAGGACAAAGTGGTGGTGATCAATTTCATCTTCACTACGTGCAGCGACTCCTGCCCGCTGGAAACCGCGCGCCTGCGCCAGGTGCAACAGTTGCTGGGGGACCGGGTCGGCCACGACATCTTTTTCTACTCGATCAGCATCGACCCGTTGAGCGATACACCGCAAGTGCTCAAAGCCTATGCGCAGCGTTTCAAAGTCGGGCCGGGCTGGCAATTTCTCACCGGGGAATTTGAGGCCGTCACTGACCTGCGCAAAAAACTCGGGCTATTCATCGAAGGCGTCGACAACGGCCGCAGCAAGGACCACAACCTGAGCCTGATCGTCGGCAACCAGACGACAGGCCGGTGGATGAAAGCTTCACCTTTCGAAAACCCGTGGATCTTGGCCGATCAGTTGGCCAACACGCTGCAGAACTGGAAGCAGCCCAGCGTTGAAGAAAACTACGCGAATGCGCCCGAGATTCGCCCGCCGAGCAACGGCGAAGAACTGTTTCGCACCCGTTGCGCGTCGTGCCACAGCCTGGGTCCGATGGACGGGCAGGGCATCGGCATGCGCAGCATCGGCCCAGACCTGATCGGCGTCACTCGCCTGCGTGATCCGGCCTGGCTGAGTCGCTGGATTCGCGAGCCGGACCGCATGCTGGCGGAAAAAGACCCGATCGCGCTGGAGCTGTTTGAGCGTTTCGACAAAATCCCCATGCCCAACCTGCGCCTGGATGAGAGCGCGGTGCAGTCCATCGTGGTTTTTTTGCAGGAAGAAACCGATCGTCAGCAACCGCTACAGGCGGCGCAAACGCAATAG
- a CDS encoding ATP-binding protein produces the protein MQIPEQQKIPAPAMSAAESKGWRGQFNLLRWFSLGSFFIIAAVALGLGYVSTRFVVDESIERDSMLTAQFIQAIGDAEIRHAGITLQRTMGEMLDPRDDIAYPDVDPAARAAARIEFLDHVAHLPDTLLAVVYALDRTVVWSTNAQMIGMRVEGDEELDESFEMKEPVSTSYHEIDEERPEQQLLREPEYLFIENYIPMFNADKSKVIAMVEIYKEPVDLVERIQRGFKSIWLATLLGGLAIYLGLFWIVRHAAMLLQSQQKQLISNETFVALGEMSSAVAHSLRNPLANIRSSAELAQEIASQNAQKNIGDIISQVDRMSRWVRELLVSLRPMNDDYETVDLVLVIDDTLSAFDALIKRSSIDVRFIPQSCPPVVSQQVLLTQILNSLFANALEAMPKGGVLSIDIETPQPGLVRMTLSDTGKGMTTQQEQMAFKPFFTTKQGGLGVGLALVKRIMERFEGSVELTSREQEGTRVCLNFKVATGGVYGAQHSAGRG, from the coding sequence ATGCAGATACCAGAACAACAAAAAATACCTGCGCCGGCTATGTCGGCAGCAGAAAGCAAGGGCTGGCGAGGACAGTTCAACTTGCTGCGCTGGTTTTCCCTGGGCAGCTTTTTCATCATCGCCGCCGTAGCGCTGGGGTTGGGCTACGTGTCCACGCGTTTCGTCGTCGATGAGAGCATCGAGCGTGATTCCATGCTGACTGCACAGTTCATTCAGGCCATTGGTGATGCAGAAATTCGCCATGCCGGCATCACCCTGCAAAGAACCATGGGTGAAATGCTCGATCCGCGCGATGACATTGCCTATCCCGACGTAGATCCGGCGGCCCGTGCCGCTGCCCGCATAGAGTTTCTCGATCATGTCGCACACCTGCCGGACACGCTGTTGGCGGTGGTGTACGCCCTGGATCGCACCGTGGTCTGGTCGACCAATGCGCAAATGATTGGCATGCGCGTCGAAGGTGATGAGGAACTGGACGAGTCTTTCGAAATGAAGGAGCCCGTGTCCACCAGCTACCACGAAATCGATGAGGAACGTCCCGAGCAGCAACTGCTGCGCGAGCCTGAATATCTGTTCATCGAGAACTACATCCCGATGTTCAATGCCGACAAAAGCAAAGTGATCGCCATGGTGGAGATCTACAAGGAACCTGTGGACCTGGTGGAACGCATCCAGCGCGGCTTCAAGTCGATCTGGCTGGCAACCCTGCTCGGCGGCCTGGCCATCTACCTCGGGCTGTTCTGGATTGTGCGGCATGCGGCCATGCTGCTGCAGAGCCAGCAGAAACAACTGATCAGCAACGAGACCTTCGTCGCGCTGGGGGAAATGTCCTCGGCAGTGGCCCACAGCTTGCGCAATCCGTTGGCCAACATTCGTTCCAGCGCCGAACTGGCTCAGGAAATCGCCAGCCAGAACGCGCAGAAGAACATCGGCGACATCATCAGTCAGGTCGACCGCATGTCGCGCTGGGTTCGGGAGTTGCTGGTGTCATTGCGACCCATGAACGACGACTACGAAACGGTAGACCTGGTGCTGGTCATCGACGACACGTTGAGTGCGTTTGACGCGCTGATTAAACGCTCCAGCATCGACGTGCGTTTCATCCCTCAGAGTTGTCCGCCGGTCGTCAGCCAACAGGTGTTGCTCACGCAAATTCTTAATAGCCTGTTTGCCAATGCCCTGGAAGCCATGCCCAAGGGCGGCGTGCTGAGTATCGATATCGAAACGCCGCAGCCCGGACTCGTGCGCATGACCCTGAGCGATACCGGCAAGGGCATGACCACACAGCAAGAACAAATGGCCTTCAAGCCGTTTTTCACCACCAAACAAGGAGGGTTGGGCGTGGGCCTGGCCCTGGTCAAAAGAATAATGGAGCGTTTCGAAGGCTCGGTCGAATTGACCAGCCGAGAGCAGGAAGGAACCCGCGTTTGTCTCAATTTTAAAGTGGCAACGGGAGGGGTATATGGAGCACAGCATTCTGCTGGTCGAGGATGA